From Pseudomonas sp. B21-028, one genomic window encodes:
- a CDS encoding tripartite tricarboxylate transporter permease, producing MDTLNYLGQGFGVALTPYNLVTALTGTLIGTVVGLLPGLGPINGVALLIPIAFALGLPPESALILLAAVYLGCEYGGRISSILLNIPGEASTVMTTLDGYPMARQGLAGVALSLSAWSSFIGAFIATCGMVLFAPLLAKWAIAFGPAEYFVLMVFAIVCLGGMAGDRPLKTFIAALIGLFLSSVGIDANSGVYRFTGDNIHLTDGIQFVVLVLGLFSISEILLLLEKTHRGQEAVKATGRMMFNFKEAASVFVVNLRCGVLGFIMGVLPGAGATLASAVAYMTEKRIAGASGTFGQGDKRGLAAPETAIGGAACGALVPMLTLGVPGSGTTAVMIGALSLYNITPGPLLFQQQPDIVWGLIASLFVANIMLVILNIPMIRVFTRILAVPNWALVPVIAIITGIGVYAVHATTFDLFLMIGIGIFGYILRKLDFPLSPVLLGFILGGLMEQNLRRALSISNGALEILWSSPITFGCWILTAIMLFMPLLRIWRRRSAQRRAVADV from the coding sequence ATGGATACCCTGAATTATCTCGGCCAGGGTTTCGGTGTCGCGCTGACGCCTTATAACCTCGTCACGGCGCTGACCGGCACCCTGATCGGCACCGTGGTCGGCTTGCTGCCCGGCCTGGGTCCGATCAACGGCGTGGCCCTGCTGATCCCGATTGCGTTTGCCCTGGGTCTGCCACCGGAATCGGCGCTGATCCTGCTGGCGGCGGTGTACCTGGGTTGCGAATACGGCGGGCGCATCAGCTCGATCCTGCTCAACATCCCGGGGGAAGCCTCCACCGTGATGACCACCCTCGACGGCTACCCGATGGCCCGTCAAGGCCTGGCTGGCGTGGCGTTGTCGCTGTCGGCGTGGAGTTCGTTCATCGGTGCGTTCATTGCCACGTGCGGCATGGTGCTGTTCGCGCCCCTGCTGGCCAAGTGGGCGATTGCCTTCGGTCCGGCGGAATATTTCGTGCTGATGGTATTCGCCATCGTCTGCCTCGGCGGCATGGCCGGCGACCGCCCGCTCAAGACGTTCATTGCGGCGTTGATCGGGTTGTTCCTGTCTTCTGTCGGGATCGATGCCAACAGCGGCGTGTACCGCTTCACCGGTGACAACATCCATCTGACCGACGGCATCCAGTTCGTCGTGCTGGTGCTGGGCCTGTTCTCCATCAGCGAAATCCTGTTGCTGCTGGAAAAAACCCATCGCGGCCAGGAAGCGGTGAAAGCCACCGGGCGGATGATGTTCAACTTCAAGGAAGCCGCGTCGGTGTTCGTCGTGAACCTGCGTTGCGGCGTGCTTGGCTTCATCATGGGTGTACTGCCGGGCGCCGGCGCAACCCTGGCCAGTGCCGTGGCCTACATGACCGAGAAGCGCATCGCCGGTGCCAGCGGTACCTTCGGCCAGGGCGACAAGCGCGGCCTCGCCGCCCCGGAAACCGCCATCGGCGGCGCGGCCTGCGGTGCGCTGGTACCGATGCTGACCCTCGGCGTTCCCGGTTCGGGCACCACGGCGGTGATGATCGGCGCACTGTCGCTGTACAACATCACCCCCGGGCCACTGTTGTTCCAACAACAGCCGGACATCGTCTGGGGCCTGATCGCGTCGTTGTTCGTTGCCAACATCATGCTGGTGATCCTCAACATCCCGATGATCCGCGTGTTCACCCGTATCCTGGCGGTGCCGAACTGGGCACTGGTGCCGGTCATCGCCATCATCACCGGGATCGGTGTCTACGCGGTGCACGCCACCACGTTCGACCTGTTCCTGATGATCGGCATCGGCATCTTCGGCTACATCCTGCGCAAGCTGGACTTCCCGCTGTCGCCGGTGCTGCTGGGCTTCATCCTCGGCGGCCTGATGGAGCAGAACCTGCGGCGCGCACTGTCGATTTCCAACGGTGCACTGGAGATCCTCTGGTCAAGCCCGATCACCTTTGGCTGCTGGATCCTGACGGCAATCATGCTGTTCATGCCACTGTTGCGGATCTGGCGTCGTCGCAGCGCCCAACGCCGTGCCGTGGCCGATGTCTGA
- a CDS encoding response regulator, which produces MRVLLVEDHLQLAESVAQALKSTGLTVDVLHDGVAADLALSSEEYAVAVLDVGLPRMDGFEVLARLRARGKTLPVLMLTARSDVKDRVHGLNLGADDYLAKPFELTELEARVKALLRRSVLGGERQQRCGGLIYDLDTRRFTLDDELLTLTSREQAVLEALIARPGRVMSKEQLAAQVFGLDEEASPDAIEIYVHRLRKKLDGHAVAIVTFRGLGYLLETRDA; this is translated from the coding sequence ATGCGTGTTCTGCTCGTCGAAGATCATTTGCAGCTTGCCGAAAGCGTCGCCCAGGCGCTCAAGAGCACCGGTTTGACTGTGGATGTGTTGCACGACGGGGTGGCCGCCGACCTGGCGCTGAGCAGCGAGGAATACGCGGTGGCGGTACTCGATGTCGGGTTGCCGCGCATGGACGGCTTTGAAGTGCTGGCGCGCCTGCGGGCTCGGGGCAAGACCTTGCCGGTGTTGATGCTGACGGCTCGCAGCGACGTCAAGGACCGGGTGCATGGCCTCAATCTCGGTGCCGACGATTACCTGGCCAAACCCTTCGAACTCACCGAGCTCGAGGCCCGGGTCAAGGCACTGTTGCGGCGTAGCGTACTGGGCGGCGAACGCCAGCAGCGCTGTGGCGGGCTGATCTATGACCTGGATACCCGGCGCTTTACCCTCGACGACGAGCTGTTGACCCTGACGTCCCGCGAGCAAGCCGTATTGGAGGCGTTGATCGCGCGGCCGGGGCGGGTGATGAGCAAGGAGCAACTCGCCGCTCAGGTGTTCGGCCTGGACGAGGAAGCCAGTCCCGATGCGATTGAAATCTACGTTCACCGCCTGCGCAAGAAACTCGATGGGCATGCCGTGGCGATCGTGACGTTCAGGGGCTTGGGGTATCTGCTGGAAACCCGCGATGCGTAA
- a CDS encoding tripartite tricarboxylate transporter TctB family protein — protein MLTLQRIFAAVLLLACIGLALMAWPYQAAFSYEPVGPRAYPLLMLGLMGLALLYMVFRPTPIVHSEDDPQLDRETLQKIGICIALLLVFAGTFEPLGFILSSILIGVPMARLYGGRWVPSAVIICLMAIGLYLLFDKLMDVPLPLGLLDVLEN, from the coding sequence ATGCTCACCCTCCAACGTATTTTTGCCGCGGTGCTGTTGCTGGCCTGTATAGGCCTGGCACTGATGGCTTGGCCGTACCAGGCCGCTTTTTCCTATGAACCTGTGGGCCCACGTGCCTATCCCTTGCTCATGCTGGGATTGATGGGCCTGGCGCTGCTGTACATGGTATTCCGCCCCACCCCCATCGTGCACAGCGAAGACGACCCGCAACTGGACCGTGAAACCCTGCAGAAGATCGGCATCTGCATCGCGCTGTTGCTGGTCTTTGCCGGAACCTTCGAGCCCCTGGGCTTCATCCTCTCCAGCATCCTGATCGGGGTGCCGATGGCCCGTCTGTATGGCGGCCGCTGGGTGCCGAGCGCGGTGATCATCTGCCTGATGGCCATCGGTCTTTATCTGTTGTTCGACAAGCTGATGGACGTGCCGCTGCCCCTGGGCCTGCTCGACGTCCTGGAGAATTGA
- a CDS encoding Bug family tripartite tricarboxylate transporter substrate binding protein, producing the protein MNLSMRKVALAVGCLMFTGQLLAEPKRPECIAPAAPGGGFDLTCKLAQSALVNQKLLTKPMRVTYMPGGVGAVAYNAVVAQRPADAGTLVAWSSGSLLNLAQGKFGRFDETNVRWLAAVGTSYGAIAVKSDSPYKNLDDLVQALKKDPGSVVIGSGGTVGSQDWMQTALIAKAAGIDPRKLRYVALEGGGEIATALLGGHIQVGSTDISDSMPHILSGDMRLLAVFAEKRLDEPEMKDIPTAREQGYDIQWPVVRGFYLGPKVSDEDYAWWKDAFDKLLASEEFAKLRDQRELFPFAMTGPELDTYVKKQVADYKVLAKEFGLIQ; encoded by the coding sequence ATGAACCTATCAATGCGTAAAGTAGCCCTGGCCGTCGGATGCCTGATGTTCACCGGACAGTTGCTCGCCGAGCCGAAACGCCCGGAGTGCATTGCCCCCGCAGCGCCCGGCGGTGGTTTTGACCTGACCTGCAAGCTGGCGCAAAGCGCGCTGGTGAACCAGAAGTTGTTGACCAAGCCGATGCGTGTCACCTACATGCCTGGCGGTGTCGGTGCGGTGGCCTACAACGCCGTGGTCGCGCAACGCCCGGCGGACGCCGGCACATTGGTGGCCTGGTCCAGTGGCTCATTGCTGAACCTGGCACAAGGCAAGTTCGGTCGTTTCGATGAAACCAACGTGCGTTGGCTGGCAGCCGTGGGCACCAGCTATGGCGCCATCGCGGTGAAAAGCGATTCGCCCTACAAGAACCTCGACGATCTGGTACAGGCCCTGAAGAAAGATCCTGGGTCCGTCGTCATCGGTTCCGGCGGCACCGTCGGCAGCCAGGACTGGATGCAAACCGCCCTGATCGCCAAGGCCGCGGGTATCGATCCACGCAAATTGCGCTACGTGGCACTCGAAGGCGGCGGTGAGATCGCCACTGCCCTGCTGGGCGGTCACATCCAGGTAGGCAGTACGGACATTTCCGACTCCATGCCCCACATCCTGAGCGGTGACATGCGCCTGCTGGCGGTGTTCGCCGAGAAGCGCCTGGACGAGCCGGAAATGAAGGACATCCCCACCGCTCGCGAGCAAGGCTACGACATCCAGTGGCCGGTGGTGCGCGGCTTCTACCTCGGGCCAAAGGTGAGTGACGAGGACTACGCCTGGTGGAAAGACGCGTTCGACAAGCTGCTGGCTTCCGAAGAGTTTGCCAAGCTGCGTGACCAGCGCGAATTGTTCCCGTTCGCCATGACCGGCCCGGAACTGGACACCTACGTGAAAAAGCAAGTAGCCGATTACAAGGTGCTGGCCAAAGAGTTCGGCCTGATCCAGTAA
- a CDS encoding sensor histidine kinase — protein sequence MRKPDSLRWRLLRNLALLLVVLMLASGLSAYWNGREAADTAYDRTLLASARTIAAGLSQRDGSLSADVPYVALDTFAYDSAGRIYYQVNDINKKLISGYENLPGPPPGTPRTDDYPALARFYNARYQGQDVRVVSLLKAVSEPNMNGMAEIRVAETEEARVSMARGLMADTLLRLGMLAVGALLLVWFAVSAALRPLERLRTAVEERQSDDLRPLPLVEVQHELWPLVRALNHFTERLRGQFERQAQFIADAAHELRTPLAALKARLELGLRASEPATWRETLETAAQGTDRLTHLANQLLSMARVENGARAIAEGGAQLLDLSQLARELGMAMAPLAHARGVALALEADEPVWLRGEPTLLNELLSNLVDNALAHTPSGGNVILRVAAPAVLEVEDDGPGIPLHERDRVFERFYRRNQQVAGSGLGLAIVGEICRAHLAQISLHDGQEGGLKVRVSFIPGSD from the coding sequence ATGCGTAAACCCGACAGCCTGCGCTGGCGACTGCTGCGCAACCTGGCGCTGTTGCTGGTGGTGTTGATGCTGGCCAGCGGCCTGAGCGCCTACTGGAACGGTCGTGAAGCCGCGGATACGGCCTATGACCGGACTTTGCTGGCCTCGGCCCGGACCATCGCCGCCGGCCTTTCGCAACGCGACGGCAGCCTCAGCGCGGATGTGCCCTACGTGGCCCTGGACACCTTCGCCTATGACAGTGCCGGACGCATCTATTACCAGGTCAATGACATCAACAAGAAGCTGATTTCCGGCTATGAAAACCTCCCCGGTCCGCCACCCGGTACACCGCGCACGGACGATTACCCGGCCCTGGCGCGTTTCTACAACGCCCGTTATCAAGGCCAGGATGTGCGGGTGGTGAGTCTGCTCAAGGCCGTGAGCGAGCCGAACATGAACGGCATGGCGGAAATCCGTGTGGCGGAAACCGAAGAAGCCCGCGTCAGCATGGCCCGCGGCCTGATGGCCGACACACTGCTGCGCCTGGGCATGCTGGCCGTGGGCGCCCTGTTGTTGGTGTGGTTCGCGGTCAGCGCGGCGTTGCGTCCGCTGGAGCGCTTGCGTACGGCGGTGGAAGAGCGCCAGTCGGACGACCTGCGGCCGTTGCCACTGGTGGAAGTGCAGCATGAGTTATGGCCTCTGGTGCGCGCCCTCAACCACTTTACCGAGCGTTTGCGCGGGCAGTTCGAGCGCCAGGCGCAATTCATCGCTGACGCTGCTCATGAACTGCGCACGCCTCTGGCTGCGCTCAAGGCGCGGCTTGAGCTGGGGCTGCGGGCCAGTGAGCCGGCGACCTGGCGGGAAACCCTGGAAACCGCGGCCCAGGGCACCGATCGGCTGACGCATCTGGCCAACCAGTTACTGTCCATGGCACGGGTGGAAAACGGTGCGCGGGCCATCGCCGAAGGGGGCGCGCAGTTGCTCGATCTCAGCCAGTTGGCTCGTGAGCTGGGCATGGCCATGGCGCCGCTGGCTCATGCGCGGGGCGTGGCATTGGCCCTGGAAGCCGACGAGCCGGTGTGGCTGCGCGGTGAACCAACCTTGTTGAACGAGCTGTTGAGCAATCTGGTGGACAACGCCCTGGCCCATACACCCTCGGGCGGCAACGTGATTCTGCGGGTCGCCGCGCCGGCGGTGCTGGAGGTCGAGGACGATGGCCCCGGCATTCCATTGCATGAGCGCGATCGTGTCTTCGAACGTTTCTACCGGCGCAACCAGCAGGTCGCCGGTTCTGGCCTGGGCTTGGCCATCGTGGGAGAAATCTGCCGCGCCCACCTGGCCCAGATCAGCTTGCATGACGGGCAAGAGGGTGGGTTGAAGGTGCGGGTGAGTTTTATCCCCGGCTCAGATTGA